The genomic DNA GGGAGCGACCGACCCGGACGCGACACCGGGCAACGGCACGACCGCGTACTTCCCCTTGACCTTCCCCGCCTCGACCGCACTGTGGCTGAAGTCGCCGCCGATCGCCATGCCCGCCTTGCCGGCCGCGAACGCGGTGATCGTGTCGTTGCCGCCCATGACCGCGCACTTGGCGGCGGGACAGTTGTCGCTCGTGAAGAGCGAGGTGTAGGCCTTGATGCCCTTCTGGGCGGCGGCGCTGTCGATCGCGGAGGTGTACGAGCCCCCCGAACCCCCCTCGGCGGTGGCGAGTTCGCCGCCGTTGGCCCAGACGAAGGGCATCGCGCCGTACGTGTAGGCGCCGCCGACGACGAGGCCGTAGAGGTCGGACCTGGCCTTGTGGATCTTTCGGGCGGTGGCTGCCAACTCGGCCATGGACTTGGGGGGTTGGAGGCCCAGGTCCTTGAAGACGTCGGTGCGGTAGTACAGGGCGCGGACGCCGACGTAGAACGGGGAGCCGTACAGCTTGCCGTCGACCGTGACGGACTGCTTCGCGGTCGGGTCGGTGTCCTTGGCCTCGCTCCAGGCGCCGAACTCCTTGGTGACGTCGAGGAGTCCGCCGTCGTGGACGTAGCCGGCCGTGTCGGTGTTGCCGTACTCCATGACGTCGGGCGCGGACTTCGGGTCGTTGAAGGCGGCTTTGACGCGCTGGGCGCGGGTGTCGATCGGGATGTACTCGACATCGACCTTGGTGCCCTTGTGGGCCTTCTCGAAGGCGGAGACCACTGAGTCGACGACCTTCGCCTTCGGGTCGTTGCCGACCTCCTGGAAGAGCCACACCCGCAGGGTGCCGCTCGTCTCGTCCTTGTCGGAGGACGAGTTGTCGGAGGTCTGGGGCGCGCAGCCGGCGACGACAGCGGCGGCCGCCAGGAGTACGGCGAATCTGGGGGCGAGCTTCATGGAGCGTTCCTCCGGGAATCCGGGCGTGCGTTGCAACATATGCAATGGGCGTTTCGCTCTGCACAACACCACGGAGATTAAGGAGTAGATGAACGCGGCCACAAGAGGTCTCAACCACTTCGTGACACGCGAAAGACCGTCGAAAAGTCGTCGAAACACACAAAAGGCCCTCAGGGCGCACCGAAGCGCGCCCTGAGGGCCTCGGAAACAGAGAGCCTCAGAAAGTCAGACCGGCACAGCGGCTACTTGTCGCCGCCCTTGCCCTTGTCGCCGTCCCCGCCCGAGCCCATGGACTCGTAGATCTCCTTGCACATGGGACACACCGGGTACTTCTTCGGGTCGCGGCCCGGCACCCAGACCTTCCCGCACAACGCCACCACGGGAGTGCCGTCCAGGGCGCTCGCCATGATCTTGTCCTTCTGGACGTAATGGGCGAAGCGCTCATGGTCCCCGTCACCGTGCGACACCTGGGGCGTCGGCTCAACGAGGGTCCCCGTACCAGTCCCGCGCTCGGGCTCAAGAGTGCTCATAGGGCCAAGGGTACTGAAGCTCACCGGCATCAGTTCCGCGAAGGGTCGTTCAGTTCAGGGATCAGCTCGGGGATCAGTTCAGGGAAGGGTCGTCCGGATACGTCGCCACCATCGCCAGCTCGCTGCGCTGGCGGCGCAGCACCTCGCGCCAGAGTCTCTCCGGGGCCGGCGAGGACACGTCACCGGGCTCCGACTCGACGACGTACCAGGCGCCGTCCACCAGTTCGTCCTCCAGTTGCCCGGGCCCCCAGCCGGCGTACCCGGCGAAGATCCGCAGCGAGCCGAGCGCGGAGGCCAGCAGCTCCGGCGGGGCCTCCAGGTCGACGAGTCCGATCGCGCCGTGCACGCGCCGCCAGCCGAGCGGGGCGCGCTCGGTGGACGACGCGCCGCCCGGGATGACGGCGACGCCGAGGGCCGAGTCCAACTGGACCGGGCCGCCCTGGAAGACGACTCCCGGTTCACCGGCGAGATCCCCCCAGCCCTCCAGGATGTCGCCGACGTCCACGGGGGTCGGACGGTTGAGGACGACACCGAGGGAGCCCTCCTCGTCGTGGTCGAGAAGGAGCACCACCGCGCGGTCGAAGTTCGGGTCCGCCAGGGCGGGTGTTGCCACGAGCAACCGCCCTGTGAGCGAGGACACCTCGGTCATGCCAGACATGATCCCGCATCTTCCGCGTGATGGGGGAGGCAATGCGGGTACCTGAGTGAACGCAGCTCAGGGCGCACCGAAGCGTCCGACGCGCACACCCCCTGCCCGGTGACCCCATGTGCCCGATTGAGAACGGTTCGTGTTGTGACACAGCTATGACGTAGCTGAGTGGTCCTCGGGCTTTCTGAAGGGGGGTGGGCGGCCATTACGCTTACGTCTTCGGCCCCTGCCCAACTCCACGGAACGCGAGATTCATGACCGTCAACGGCTCAGACGACGTACTGCTTGTCCACGGCGGAACCCCGCTGGAGGGCGAGATCCGTGTCCGCGGTGCGAAGAACCTCGTACCCAAGGCCATGGTCGCCGCCCTGCTGGGCAGTGAGCCAAGTCGACTGCGCAACGTTCCGGACATCCGTGACGTTCGTGTCGTACGCGGACTCCTGCAACTGCACGGGGTGACGGTCCGTCCGGGTGAGGAGCCGGGCGAGCTGGTGCTCGATCCGTCGCACGTCGAGAGTGCCAACGTCGCCGACATCGATGCCCACGCGGGTTCGTCGCGCATCCCGATCCTGTTCTGCGGTCCGCTGCTGCACCGGCTCGGGCACGCGTTCATCCCGGGGCTCGGCGGCTGTGACATCGGCGGCCGGCCGATCGACTTCCACTTCGAGGTGCTGCGGCAGTTCGGCGCGAAGATCGAGAAGCGGGCGGACGGCCAGTACCTGGAGGCCCCGCAGCGGCTGCGCGGTACGAAGATCGAGCTGCCGTACCCGTCCGTGGGCGCCACCGAACAGGTGCTGCTGACAGCGGTGTTGGCGGAGGGCGTCACCGAACTCGCCAACGCGGCCGTGGAACCGGAGATCGAGGACCTCATCTGCGTACTGCAGAAGATGGGCGCGATCATCGCCATGGACACCGACCGGACGATCCGCATCACCGGCGTGGACTCGCTCGGCGGCTACAACCACGCGGCCCTCCCGGACCGCCTTGAGGCCGCGTCCTGGGCGTCGGCGGCGCTGGCGACCGAGGGCAACATCTACGTCCGGGGCGCGCAGCAGCGCTCGATGATGACGTTCCTCAACACCTACCGGAAGGTGGGCGGTGCCTTCGCGATCGACGACGAGGGCATCCGCTTCTGGCACCCCGGTGGCCAGTTGAAGTCCATCGCGCTCGAAACGGACGTGCACCCCGGCTTCCAGACGGACTGGCAGCAGCCGCTGGTCGTCGCCCTGACGCAGGCGACCGGCCTCTCCATCGTCCACGAGACGGTCTACGAGTCCCGGCTGGGCTTCACCTCCGCGCTCAACCAGATGGGCGCGCACATCCAGCTCTACCGCGAGTGCCTGGGCGGTTCGCACTGCCGCTTCGGCCAGCGCAACTTCCTGCACTCGGCGGTCGTCTCGGGCCCGACCCGCCTCCAGGGCGCCGACCTGGTCATCCCCGACCTCCGAGGCGGCTTCTCGTACCTCATCGCGGCCCTGGCGGCCCAGGGCACGTCCCGCGTCCACGGCATCGACCTCATCAACCGCGGCTACGAGAACTTCATGGAGAAGCTCGTGGAGCTGGGCGCGAAGGTCGAACTCCCGGGCAAGGCGCTCGGATAACCCCCACCCCACCACCCCGGCCCTGGGCAACCCCCCGTCCGCTGGGGGTCCGGGGGTTATCCCCCGGATAGGCACAGCATGGAGAAGCTCGTCGAACTGGGCGCGAAGGTCGAACTCCCGGGCAAGGCGCTCGGATAAGCAGTCGTACGTACGACGATGGGGCGGCCACCCTGACCGGGTGGCCGCCCCATTCGCGTTACTCGAGCCTCGTACGCAATCCCGTCGCGTACGCGAAGGCCTACTTGCCCTTGGCGGCTTCCTTGAGCTTCGAGCCCGCGGACACCTTGACGCTGTAACCGGCGGGGATGTTGATCGGGTCGCCGGTCTGCGGGTTGCGCGCGGTGCGAGCGGCACGGTGGGTGCGCTCGAAGGTCAGGAAGCCGGGGATGGTGACCTTCTCGTCGCCCTTGGAGACGATCTCACCGACGGTCTCGGCGAACGCGGCCAGAACGGCGTCGGCGTCCTTGCGGGTCACCTCGGCACGGTCGGCCAGCGCGGCCACCAGCTCACTGCGGTTCATGTTGTTACTCCCGTGTTCTTCTTGCCGTTTGAGGCGTGCCACGCGGCGGAGCCGCATATCGGGCACGGTGAAGCCGATGCTGCCAGGGTCCTCGGTGAGTCCCCGGACCCGGGTCCGTCGTCCAGACCCTCGCGCCCGAAGACGCATCCTGCCCCTACCTGCGGCGGGAAAGCCAATCCGGCACCCGTAGGAGTCGCGAGAACACCCTTGGGAGTCACACGAAGAGCGCCACTGCATCAGCGTGGTGACGCTCCGTCGGCTCCCGGCAGCGAGGGCCGGGCCTGGACAGGCCCGAAGCCTGGCCGCCACGATAAACGGCCGCCGAAGGCCCCGGGTTCCGCGACGCGCCGATGTGGGGGCGGCCGTGGCGATCCTCACAGCCACCGCACACACGCGGCCCGATGGGCTACGACGCGGAGGGCGCCGCCGCCCCCGCGGCCTTCGCGGCGTCGCGCACCGCGCCGGCCACCGCACCGGCGACCTTGTCGTTGAAGACGCTGGGGATGATGTAGTTCGCGTTCAGCTCGTCCTCGGACACGACGTTCGCGAGTGCGGTCGCGGCGGCGAGCATCATCTCCGTGTTGACGGTGCGGGACTGCGCGTCCAGCAGACCGCGGAAGACACCCGGGAAGACCAGCACGTTGTTGATCTGGTTCGGGAAGTCCGAGCGGCCGGTGGCGACGACAGCCGCCGTCTGACGGGCGATCGTCGGGTCGACCTCAGGGTCGGGATTCGCGAGCGCGAACACGATGGCACCCTCGGCCATCGCGGCCACGTCGTCCCCGTCGAGGACGTTCGGGGCGGAGACGCCCACGAAGACGTCGGCCCCGCGCACGGCCTCCTTCAGGGTGCCGGTGAGGCCGTCGGGGTTGGTGTTGTCGGCGATCCAGCGCAGCGGCGAGTCGGGCTTGGCGTCCACCAGGTCCTCACGGCCGGCGTGCACGACACCGTGGATGTCGGCGACGACCGCGTTCTTGACGCCGGCGGCGATCAGCAGCTTGAGGATGGCCGTACCGGCCGCGCCCGCGCCGGACATGACGACCCGGATGTCACCGATGCCCTTGCCGGCGACCCGCAGCGCGTTCGTCAACGCGGCGAGGACCACGATCGCGGTGCCGTGCTGGTCGTCGTGGAAGACGGGGATGTCGAGGGCCTCGCGCAGCCGGGCCTCGATCTCGAAGCAGCGCGGCGCGGAGATGTCCTCCAGGTTGATGCCGGCGAAGCCCGGGGCGATCGCCTTGACGATCGCGACGATCTCGTCGGTGTCCTGGGTGTCCAGGCAGAGCGGCCAGGCGTCGATGTCGGCGAAGCGCTTGAAGAGGGCCGCCTTGCCCTCCATGACCGGCATGGCGGCCATCGGGCCGATGTTGCCCAGGCCCAGGACCGCCGAGCCGTCCGTCACGACCGCGACGGTGTTGCGCTTGATGGTGAGGCGGCGCGCGTCCTCGGGGTTCTCCGCGATCGCCATGCACACACGGGCCACGCCCGGGGTGTAGATCATGGAGAGGTCGTCACGGTTGCGGATCGGGTGCTTGGACTGCATCTCGATCTTGCCGCCGAGGTGCATGAGGAACGTACGGTCCGAGACCTTGCCCAGCGTGACGCCCTCGATGCCGCGCAACTGCTGGACGATCTCGTCGGCGTGGGCCGTCGAGGACGCCGCGATGGTGACGTCGATGCGGAGCTTCTCGTGGCCGGAGGCGGTCACGTCGAGGCCGGTCACCGAGCCTCCGTGGGACTCCACGGCCGTGGTGATCTGGGAGACCGCGGTTCCGCTCGCGGGCACCTCCAGACGGACCGTGATCGAGTAGGAGACGCTGGGCGCCGTAGCCATGGCCGACTTCCTCTGCTTTCACCGTTGAGCTGAGTACGCGCTCCGATGGTCGCACCTACTGCCGGGTAGGCGTTAGCCGCCCCCAATTGCGAACGTTTTGTTCTCAACGGGTCGCCTTCGTTCACCACAAGAAGAGGCCCGCGCCACTTTCCCGTGACGCGGGCCTCTCCTGTCGTTCAAGTGACACCGACCCGCCATGCTCGCCTCGCGGCAAGTGGTCGCTCTAAGCGACGAAGGTTGGGCCCGGGGGCTTGGATCGGGCCGGTGTCACATCCAGGCTAACAAACAGATCCCGTAAGACCATTCCCATCCCGAGAGTTCATATAAAGCACCCCGAGATCAGTCCCTGAGAAGGTCCGGCACCCCGTTCGCGTCCGGCTCGTCCCGCTCGGCGGAGACGACCGTGAGCTGCTGGGTCGCGCGGGTGAGGGCGACGTACAGGACACGGAGGCCGGCGGGCGACTCGTCGGCGATCTCCGCCGGGGAGACGACCACCGTCGCGTCGTACTCCAGGCCCTTGGCCTCCAGGCTGCCGAGGGCGACGACCCGGTCGCCGAGGCCGGTGAGCCAACGGCGGGCCTCCTCGCGGCGGTTCATGGCGACGACCACGCCGACGGTGCCGTCCACGCGGTCGAGCAGCCGGGCGGCCTCCGCGCGGACCGACTCCGCCAACGAGTTCCGTACGACGGCGAAGTGCGGTCGTACCCCCGTCGAACGGACCGCTGACGGGGACTCGGAGCCGGGCATCGCCAGAGCCAGGACCTTCGCCGCCAGCTCCGCGATCTCCGCCGGGTTGCGGTAGTTGACCGTGAGGGTGAAGCGGCGGCGGGGGCGGGAGCCGAGGGCCTCGTCGCGGGCCTCGGCGGCCTCGTCGGGGTCGGACCAGGAGGACTGGGCCGGGTCTCCTACGACCGTCCAGGTGGCGTGCCTGCCGCGGCGGCCGACCATACGCCACTGCATCGGGGTGAGGTCCTGGGCCTCGTCGACGATGACGTGCGCGTACTCGACGCGCTCCTGGGCGAGCCGCTCGGCCCGTTCGCGCTGCGACTCCTCGCGTACGGGCATCAGCTCC from Streptomyces sp. NBC_01478 includes the following:
- a CDS encoding extracellular solute-binding protein, which gives rise to MKLAPRFAVLLAAAAVVAGCAPQTSDNSSSDKDETSGTLRVWLFQEVGNDPKAKVVDSVVSAFEKAHKGTKVDVEYIPIDTRAQRVKAAFNDPKSAPDVMEYGNTDTAGYVHDGGLLDVTKEFGAWSEAKDTDPTAKQSVTVDGKLYGSPFYVGVRALYYRTDVFKDLGLQPPKSMAELAATARKIHKARSDLYGLVVGGAYTYGAMPFVWANGGELATAEGGSGGSYTSAIDSAAAQKGIKAYTSLFTSDNCPAAKCAVMGGNDTITAFAAGKAGMAIGGDFSHSAVEAGKVKGKYAVVPLPGVASGSVAPAFAGGNNIGVLKSTSHRTLAVDLMEQLTSKKTQTSMFDAMGFLPTFTDVRDAAAAKVPFEKPFVETLAAGTKFVPASPGWSEIDSSLVLPTMLQEVISGKKSVAAASGDAAKKMNDAFSSAG
- a CDS encoding DUF3039 domain-containing protein; translated protein: MSTLEPERGTGTGTLVEPTPQVSHGDGDHERFAHYVQKDKIMASALDGTPVVALCGKVWVPGRDPKKYPVCPMCKEIYESMGSGGDGDKGKGGDK
- a CDS encoding YqgE/AlgH family protein — protein: MTEVSSLTGRLLVATPALADPNFDRAVVLLLDHDEEGSLGVVLNRPTPVDVGDILEGWGDLAGEPGVVFQGGPVQLDSALGVAVIPGGASSTERAPLGWRRVHGAIGLVDLEAPPELLASALGSLRIFAGYAGWGPGQLEDELVDGAWYVVESEPGDVSSPAPERLWREVLRRQRSELAMVATYPDDPSLN
- the murA gene encoding UDP-N-acetylglucosamine 1-carboxyvinyltransferase, whose product is MTVNGSDDVLLVHGGTPLEGEIRVRGAKNLVPKAMVAALLGSEPSRLRNVPDIRDVRVVRGLLQLHGVTVRPGEEPGELVLDPSHVESANVADIDAHAGSSRIPILFCGPLLHRLGHAFIPGLGGCDIGGRPIDFHFEVLRQFGAKIEKRADGQYLEAPQRLRGTKIELPYPSVGATEQVLLTAVLAEGVTELANAAVEPEIEDLICVLQKMGAIIAMDTDRTIRITGVDSLGGYNHAALPDRLEAASWASAALATEGNIYVRGAQQRSMMTFLNTYRKVGGAFAIDDEGIRFWHPGGQLKSIALETDVHPGFQTDWQQPLVVALTQATGLSIVHETVYESRLGFTSALNQMGAHIQLYRECLGGSHCRFGQRNFLHSAVVSGPTRLQGADLVIPDLRGGFSYLIAALAAQGTSRVHGIDLINRGYENFMEKLVELGAKVELPGKALG
- a CDS encoding HU family DNA-binding protein, translating into MNRSELVAALADRAEVTRKDADAVLAAFAETVGEIVSKGDEKVTIPGFLTFERTHRAARTARNPQTGDPINIPAGYSVKVSAGSKLKEAAKGK
- a CDS encoding NAD-dependent malic enzyme produces the protein MATAPSVSYSITVRLEVPASGTAVSQITTAVESHGGSVTGLDVTASGHEKLRIDVTIAASSTAHADEIVQQLRGIEGVTLGKVSDRTFLMHLGGKIEMQSKHPIRNRDDLSMIYTPGVARVCMAIAENPEDARRLTIKRNTVAVVTDGSAVLGLGNIGPMAAMPVMEGKAALFKRFADIDAWPLCLDTQDTDEIVAIVKAIAPGFAGINLEDISAPRCFEIEARLREALDIPVFHDDQHGTAIVVLAALTNALRVAGKGIGDIRVVMSGAGAAGTAILKLLIAAGVKNAVVADIHGVVHAGREDLVDAKPDSPLRWIADNTNPDGLTGTLKEAVRGADVFVGVSAPNVLDGDDVAAMAEGAIVFALANPDPEVDPTIARQTAAVVATGRSDFPNQINNVLVFPGVFRGLLDAQSRTVNTEMMLAAATALANVVSEDELNANYIIPSVFNDKVAGAVAGAVRDAAKAAGAAAPSAS